In Mycobacterium sp. 050128, one genomic interval encodes:
- a CDS encoding DUF4226 domain-containing protein, translating into MSTYDELLATVRVVRDRTGDPNAWQAGLTPTELAAVITPTTHPEQLDTILAKIRRQHPGLFGSGAQPPAPSPQQSEGAAAEAIAGAEAALAHQNSASSQLDLQVISAIMNAHLNTVEGAEALSALQRETEAAVQTRSDLDTPAGARDFQRFLIGKLRDIRAVVMTASLDDTSKSALMAAWTSLYDASKSVPSVAGETRPASVASPVRAADPAAAGDDPLLDSLLADDPGLLTGDSGPGPAESAPPSAMPSAMPGIPNLGLGSAPGPGSMGGWGTPGGLPLPGRAEGSESDPALAGLDDEDPDANPTDHELDDPDEHKDDEHGAEVSTAESAPAGPTTVTLPDGDTVTAASPQLAAAIEAAVGGAPIPDAFHQQGITIPAPGTAVANPIDPVQVGPGDVGIFTDRHALALGHAKALLDGQIQHIATVSGPSFLGWEHPPAAATATAPARTDAPTPTRPAATPTTGQ; encoded by the coding sequence ATGTCGACGTATGACGAGCTGCTTGCCACGGTCAGAGTTGTGCGCGACCGCACCGGTGACCCGAACGCGTGGCAGGCAGGCCTGACCCCAACGGAGCTGGCCGCGGTGATCACCCCCACGACACATCCGGAACAACTCGACACGATTCTGGCCAAGATCCGCAGGCAGCATCCGGGCCTGTTCGGCTCCGGGGCGCAACCGCCTGCTCCGTCGCCGCAGCAGTCCGAGGGAGCCGCCGCCGAAGCCATCGCAGGCGCTGAAGCCGCTCTGGCACACCAGAATTCGGCTAGCTCCCAGCTGGATTTGCAAGTGATCTCGGCCATCATGAACGCCCACCTAAATACGGTCGAAGGCGCTGAAGCGCTGAGCGCCTTGCAACGCGAGACCGAGGCTGCAGTGCAAACCCGATCGGACTTGGACACTCCGGCGGGTGCACGCGACTTTCAGCGATTCCTGATCGGCAAGCTCAGGGACATCCGCGCCGTGGTGATGACCGCCAGCCTCGACGACACGTCGAAGTCAGCACTGATGGCCGCGTGGACCTCGCTCTACGACGCCTCGAAGAGCGTGCCGAGCGTTGCCGGCGAGACCCGGCCGGCCTCGGTTGCCTCGCCCGTACGGGCAGCCGATCCGGCCGCCGCCGGTGACGATCCGCTACTGGATTCGCTGCTGGCCGATGACCCTGGCCTGTTGACCGGGGATTCGGGGCCCGGGCCGGCCGAGAGCGCGCCGCCGTCCGCGATGCCGTCGGCGATGCCGGGGATTCCCAATCTTGGGCTGGGGTCGGCGCCGGGACCAGGTTCGATGGGTGGTTGGGGGACGCCGGGCGGGCTGCCGCTGCCCGGGCGTGCGGAGGGCAGCGAATCTGATCCGGCCCTGGCGGGCCTGGACGACGAAGACCCCGACGCGAACCCAACCGATCACGAATTGGATGACCCGGACGAACACAAAGACGACGAGCACGGTGCGGAGGTGTCAACGGCGGAATCGGCGCCCGCGGGCCCGACGACGGTTACCCTGCCCGACGGCGACACGGTGACGGCGGCCAGCCCCCAGCTGGCGGCGGCCATCGAGGCCGCGGTGGGCGGTGCGCCGATCCCGGACGCGTTCCATCAGCAGGGAATCACCATTCCCGCACCCGGAACCGCAGTCGCCAATCCGATTGATCCGGTACAAGTCGGACCGGGAGACGTCGGAATCTTCACCGATCGCCATGCGCTGGCCCTCGGCCACGCCAAGGCCCTCCTCGATGGCCAGATTCAGCACATCGCCACCGTAAGCGGGCCGAGCTTCCTAGGCTGGGAGCATCCGCCGGCCGCGGCGACCGCGACCGCGCCAGCCAGGACCGACGCACCGACACCGACCCGGCCGGCGGCCACGCCGACCACTGGACAATAG
- a CDS encoding DUF4226 domain-containing protein, with the protein MSEQTGHSLTAIQARQSAMATRHDSVAEADCALMDVLASAHAAMRESIRRLDAIGDEIERAVPQQRSLGVDTPMGAREFQKFLVAKQREIAAVVADACELDRAKSAVLKGLRAQYGVSAG; encoded by the coding sequence ATGTCGGAACAGACTGGCCACTCGCTAACCGCCATTCAGGCGCGGCAGTCGGCGATGGCGACCCGGCATGACTCGGTCGCCGAGGCAGACTGTGCGCTAATGGACGTGCTTGCCAGCGCGCACGCCGCGATGCGGGAGAGCATCAGACGTCTGGATGCGATCGGCGACGAGATCGAGCGTGCCGTTCCGCAGCAGCGGAGCCTGGGCGTCGACACGCCCATGGGGGCGAGGGAGTTTCAGAAGTTTCTGGTTGCCAAGCAACGTGAGATCGCGGCGGTCGTGGCGGACGCGTGCGAGCTTGATCGGGCGAAAAGTGCTGTGCTGAAAGGCCTGCGGGCACAATACGGCGTATCCGCGGGATAG
- a CDS encoding C40 family peptidase, translating into MTESEIEALSRAHELFAGSTRQPQLVAPYHVVSPSSVNTVVGQGNYQFQAKRGHEALLSAARTDAAAAGVIADAHRDRAQARELTKNVLDEARADAAVTSIAPMAQRDAMRRRAARLRAQRAHVLTARLRARRHSAALRALRYRMLHHRGLRLPSPSSRAGIAVRAALSRLGRPYVWGATGPDQFDCSGLVQWAYARAGIHLDRTTYQQINDGIPVPRSQVRPGDLVFPHTGHVQMAIGNNLVVEAPYSGASVRISRLGNYVAIRRPI; encoded by the coding sequence ATGACCGAAAGTGAAATCGAGGCGTTGAGCCGAGCTCACGAGTTGTTCGCGGGCAGCACCCGGCAGCCACAGCTGGTTGCGCCTTACCATGTGGTGTCGCCATCGTCAGTGAATACCGTTGTGGGACAAGGAAATTATCAATTTCAAGCAAAGCGGGGCCACGAAGCGCTGCTCTCGGCGGCGCGCACGGACGCCGCGGCCGCGGGCGTTATCGCCGACGCCCACCGCGACCGGGCGCAAGCCCGTGAGCTGACTAAGAACGTCCTCGACGAGGCCCGCGCCGATGCCGCCGTCACCTCGATAGCGCCGATGGCCCAGCGTGACGCGATGCGCCGTCGAGCCGCACGGCTGCGCGCCCAGCGGGCACACGTGTTGACCGCTCGGCTGCGCGCCCGTCGGCATTCGGCGGCGCTGCGCGCACTGCGCTACCGAATGCTGCACCACCGCGGCCTGCGGTTGCCGTCGCCGAGTAGTCGTGCCGGAATTGCGGTGCGCGCGGCGTTGTCTCGGCTGGGCCGCCCGTATGTGTGGGGCGCGACCGGCCCCGATCAGTTCGACTGTTCCGGGTTGGTGCAGTGGGCATACGCGCGGGCGGGGATTCATTTGGACCGCACCACATATCAGCAGATCAATGACGGAATCCCGGTGCCCCGTTCGCAAGTCAGGCCCGGCGATCTCGTCTTCCCGCACACCGGACATGTGCAGATGGCGATCGGCAACAATCTCGTCGTCGAAGCCCCCTACTCGGGCGCCTCTGTGCGGATCAGCCGGTTGGGAAACTACGTCGCGATTCGTCGGCCGATATGA
- a CDS encoding helix-turn-helix domain-containing protein, whose protein sequence is MSRESAGAAIRALRESRDWSLAELAAATGVSIMGLSYLERGARKAHKSTVQKVENGLGLPPGTYSRLLVAADPDAELARLIAAQPPETMSPPRTGAVVVDRHSDTDVLEGYAEAQLDALKSVIDRLPATTSNEYETYILSVIAQCVKAEMLAASSWRVAVNAGADSTDRLMEHLRALEETRSALLKRMPTSLSARFDQACARSSLPDAIIAALLGVSSDEMWDIRNRGVIPAGVLPRVRAFADAVGSTSQEPVDEGSGEGDR, encoded by the coding sequence GTGAGCCGTGAATCGGCAGGCGCGGCCATCCGGGCATTGCGTGAGTCGCGTGACTGGTCCCTAGCGGAGCTTGCTGCCGCGACCGGCGTCAGCATCATGGGATTGAGCTATCTGGAACGCGGCGCGCGTAAGGCCCATAAAAGCACTGTTCAGAAGGTCGAAAACGGCCTGGGTTTGCCGCCAGGCACCTACTCGCGGCTGTTGGTGGCCGCCGATCCGGATGCCGAACTGGCCCGATTGATCGCCGCGCAGCCCCCCGAAACGATGTCGCCGCCGCGCACCGGGGCGGTGGTTGTCGACCGCCACAGCGACACCGACGTGCTGGAAGGATATGCCGAAGCCCAGCTCGATGCGCTGAAATCTGTCATCGATCGTCTGCCGGCGACGACATCAAACGAATATGAGACGTATATTCTCTCTGTGATCGCGCAGTGCGTGAAGGCCGAGATGCTAGCCGCCAGCTCATGGCGGGTTGCCGTGAACGCCGGAGCCGACTCGACCGACCGGCTGATGGAGCATCTTCGGGCGCTCGAGGAAACGCGCAGCGCGCTGCTCAAGCGGATGCCGACCAGTTTGAGCGCGCGATTCGACCAGGCCTGTGCGCGGTCGTCGCTGCCGGACGCGATCATCGCGGCGCTGCTCGGTGTGAGCAGTGACGAGATGTGGGACATCCGCAACCGCGGGGTGATCCCGGCGGGGGTACTCCCCCGCGTCCGTGCGTTCGCCGACGCGGTGGGGTCGACGAGCCAGGAACCCGTTGATGAGGGCAGCGGCGAGGGGGACCGATGA
- a CDS encoding WhiB family transcriptional regulator — protein MGHPCATDPELWFGYPDDDGGDGAAKARAYERSATEARIQCLRRCPLAQQRRCAQYAIAHREEYGVWAGVKLPGGQYRKRDQLARAHDILRRIATGEINSRQLPENAALLARSEHETIPVPAVVLHLPIAQVGPRSAA, from the coding sequence ATGGGCCACCCCTGCGCAACCGACCCGGAACTGTGGTTCGGCTACCCCGATGACGACGGCGGTGACGGCGCGGCCAAGGCGCGTGCCTATGAACGATCCGCCACCGAGGCGCGGATCCAATGCCTGCGTCGCTGCCCGCTGGCACAGCAGCGCCGATGTGCGCAATACGCCATCGCACATCGTGAGGAGTACGGCGTGTGGGCGGGCGTCAAGCTTCCCGGCGGCCAGTACCGCAAGCGTGACCAGCTCGCGCGCGCCCACGACATCCTGCGACGTATCGCCACCGGCGAGATCAACTCCCGGCAACTGCCCGAGAACGCGGCGTTGCTGGCGCGCAGCGAGCACGAGACCATCCCGGTTCCCGCAGTAGTGCTGCACCTGCCGATCGCGCAGGTTGGCCCGCGTTCGGCCGCCTGA
- a CDS encoding acyl-CoA dehydrogenase family protein — MTFDLTPTAAQHDLARRAHEFSESVIRPVALEYDQRQEFPWPVLEEAAQRGFYSPLFYRDLIGDRTGLSLPMFMEELFWGCAGIGLAIVMPALALSAIGQAASPEQMLQWAPECFGTPGDLKLAALAISEPEGGSDVRNLRTRAHREGDDWIIDGHKMWIGNGGIANVHVVNAVVDEELGHRGQALFVVPGGTPGLELVRKLDKLGCRASHTAELRFNGVRVPGANLLGGQEKLEHKLAKAREVVAGGQRSGSATLGTFEQTRPMVAAQAIGIARAALEYATAYATEREAFGGPIIDNQGIAFPLADLATQIDAARLLTWRASWMAANEVPFERGEGSMAKLAASEVAIKATERALQTMGGWGYITDHPVEKWYRDAKLYTIFEGTSEIQRMVISNALGAAVGTPPLHVVLEPSGGPLNRIFGRGTPLRSRAADAALSVKDQIPDPIMRVAMQMLRPPGR, encoded by the coding sequence ATGACGTTCGACCTGACACCGACGGCCGCGCAGCACGACCTTGCTCGGCGGGCACACGAATTCTCCGAATCCGTGATCCGTCCGGTCGCGCTCGAATACGACCAGCGGCAGGAGTTTCCCTGGCCGGTCCTCGAAGAAGCGGCCCAGCGCGGCTTCTACAGTCCGCTGTTCTACCGCGACCTGATCGGTGATCGCACCGGCCTGTCCCTGCCCATGTTTATGGAGGAGTTGTTCTGGGGCTGCGCCGGAATCGGTCTGGCGATCGTGATGCCGGCGCTGGCTCTTTCGGCGATCGGTCAGGCCGCGTCTCCCGAGCAGATGCTGCAGTGGGCGCCTGAATGTTTCGGCACCCCAGGCGATCTCAAGCTGGCCGCACTGGCGATTTCCGAACCCGAGGGCGGCAGCGACGTGCGCAATCTGCGCACCCGGGCACACCGCGAAGGTGACGACTGGATCATCGACGGCCACAAGATGTGGATCGGCAACGGCGGCATCGCCAACGTGCACGTGGTCAATGCCGTCGTCGACGAGGAGCTCGGCCACCGCGGCCAGGCCCTCTTCGTGGTGCCGGGCGGCACCCCCGGACTGGAACTGGTGCGCAAGCTCGACAAGCTGGGCTGCCGCGCGTCCCACACCGCGGAGTTGCGGTTCAACGGCGTTCGCGTTCCGGGCGCCAATTTGCTTGGCGGACAAGAGAAGCTGGAGCATAAACTCGCCAAGGCCCGCGAGGTCGTCGCGGGGGGACAGCGCTCGGGCTCGGCGACGCTGGGCACGTTCGAACAGACCCGTCCGATGGTCGCCGCCCAGGCGATCGGCATCGCGCGTGCGGCATTGGAGTACGCGACGGCATATGCCACGGAGCGCGAGGCGTTCGGCGGACCCATCATCGACAACCAGGGCATCGCCTTTCCGTTGGCCGATCTGGCGACCCAGATCGACGCGGCCCGGCTGTTGACCTGGCGGGCTTCCTGGATGGCGGCCAACGAAGTCCCCTTCGAGCGTGGTGAGGGCTCGATGGCCAAGCTCGCCGCCAGCGAGGTCGCGATCAAGGCCACCGAGCGCGCGCTCCAGACCATGGGCGGCTGGGGCTACATCACCGACCACCCCGTCGAGAAGTGGTACCGAGACGCCAAGCTGTACACCATTTTTGAGGGCACCAGCGAGATTCAGCGGATGGTCATCTCGAATGCGTTGGGCGCCGCCGTTGGCACTCCGCCGCTGCACGTCGTGCTGGAACCGTCCGGCGGCCCGCTGAACCGGATCTTTGGCCGCGGCACCCCGCTGCGGTCCCGCGCCGCCGACGCCGCGCTGTCGGTCAAGGATCAGATCCCCGACCCGATCATGCGGGTGGCCATGCAGATGCTGCGGCCGCCGGGCAGATAG
- a CDS encoding pirin family protein: MSNLETAPAEIACSAARVAGTEVLHPREVPLGGPRGIRVQRTLPQRQRSLIGAWCFIDHYGPVRARMDVPPHPHTGLQTVSWLFTGEVEHRDSAGVHAVIRPGELNLMTAGAGISHSEVSVGSDAVLHGVQLWVALPDSDRDTGRGFAHYVPDPISLAGAQARVFLGEVVGSRSPVHTFTPLLGAQIDLDANAELHLDVDPAFEHGVLCDEGTVAMSGTTLTVAALGYQGPGSAAVHLRNVGDQPARVVLLGGAPFTEELLMWWNFVGRTHDEIVGYRQLWEDADARFGAVDGYRGTVKRLPAPPLPTARLRPRPIPHEPNGRKRHDDHDR, from the coding sequence GTGAGCAATCTCGAGACCGCCCCGGCCGAAATCGCCTGCAGTGCTGCACGGGTTGCGGGGACCGAGGTGCTACATCCGCGCGAGGTTCCGCTCGGCGGCCCGCGGGGCATCCGGGTGCAACGCACCCTGCCGCAGCGACAGCGATCGCTGATCGGAGCCTGGTGCTTTATCGACCATTACGGCCCCGTTCGAGCGCGCATGGATGTACCCCCTCATCCGCACACGGGACTACAGACGGTGAGCTGGCTGTTCACCGGAGAAGTGGAACACCGCGACAGCGCAGGAGTGCACGCCGTCATCCGGCCCGGCGAGTTGAATCTCATGACCGCGGGTGCGGGAATTTCTCATTCCGAGGTGTCGGTCGGATCGGACGCTGTTTTGCACGGCGTGCAGCTGTGGGTCGCCCTGCCCGATTCCGATCGCGACACCGGACGCGGCTTCGCTCACTATGTGCCAGACCCCATCTCTTTGGCGGGCGCGCAAGCGCGGGTGTTCTTGGGCGAGGTGGTCGGCAGCCGGTCTCCAGTGCATACGTTCACACCGCTACTCGGAGCCCAGATCGATCTCGACGCGAACGCCGAACTGCACCTCGACGTCGACCCGGCGTTCGAGCACGGCGTGCTCTGCGATGAGGGGACCGTAGCGATGAGCGGAACGACTCTGACGGTCGCCGCGCTCGGCTATCAAGGCCCGGGCAGCGCCGCGGTCCACCTGCGCAATGTTGGGGATCAGCCCGCGCGGGTAGTGCTGTTGGGGGGCGCCCCCTTCACCGAAGAGCTGCTGATGTGGTGGAACTTCGTCGGGCGCACCCACGACGAGATCGTCGGGTATCGCCAGCTGTGGGAGGACGCCGACGCACGCTTCGGCGCCGTCGACGGCTACCGGGGCACGGTGAAGCGACTGCCGGCCCCACCGCTGCCGACCGCCCGGCTACGGCCGCGACCAATACCGCACGAACCGAATGGGAGGAAACGACATGACGACCACGACCGATAA
- a CDS encoding GNAT family N-acetyltransferase yields MTTTTDKTGAETTVTEGHQTYAIAVEGKTVGHADYADRGEQRVFYHTVVDPEFGGRGLATILVEEALNGARDAGKRIVPVCSMFQTVLKKHPEFDQVTDPVTDEVREWVQAQPSS; encoded by the coding sequence ATGACGACCACGACCGATAAGACCGGCGCGGAGACCACCGTCACCGAGGGGCATCAGACGTATGCCATCGCCGTCGAAGGCAAGACGGTCGGCCACGCCGATTACGCCGACCGCGGCGAGCAGCGCGTTTTCTACCACACCGTCGTCGACCCAGAATTCGGCGGACGCGGCCTGGCGACCATCCTGGTCGAGGAGGCCCTGAACGGGGCGCGCGACGCCGGCAAACGAATCGTCCCGGTGTGCTCGATGTTCCAGACCGTGCTCAAGAAGCACCCCGAATTCGACCAGGTCACCGACCCCGTCACCGACGAGGTCCGAGAATGGGTGCAAGCCCAGCCGAGCAGCTAG
- a CDS encoding PPE family protein, SVP subgroup yields MDFGVLPPEINSARIYAGPGSGPMLAAASAWETLAAELYSTATSYQSAIAELTAGPWLGPAAATMAAAAAPYVAWLRTAGEQAEQTGNQAVAAAAAYEAAFAETVPPPVVAANRALLAALVATNFFGQNTSAIATTEAQYGEMWAQDTGAMQTYATSSASATSLTPFESPSSSTNSDGTAYQADAVAQAAGTSVGNAQQNVQQAISAVPNALINLASPADFGFGGRDLLGLLADLSAVFLDPEIGAAGLAADTSLGTTALPYDVGGYWTGVHTDDIVSGWAGVQPWPGNAPAPATSFPVLTEPAATVSGQFRHAPSVGRLSVPPAWVAAAPELRAMTTALPAATVGAAAQATGSSAGSLFSQMALASMAGRAMAGTTGGGVARTQERVGIPGRKPKDSKPTEPPEAAQIPAGGPITSIAAELRELASLRDAGILTQDEFIEQKQRLLPRDP; encoded by the coding sequence GTGGACTTCGGGGTACTGCCGCCCGAGATCAACTCTGCGCGCATCTACGCCGGACCAGGCTCCGGACCGATGCTTGCCGCGGCGTCAGCATGGGAGACGCTCGCCGCGGAGCTGTACTCGACAGCAACCTCCTACCAGTCGGCAATTGCTGAGCTGACCGCTGGACCCTGGCTGGGTCCGGCGGCAGCAACCATGGCAGCCGCCGCCGCTCCGTATGTCGCCTGGTTGAGAACCGCCGGCGAGCAGGCTGAGCAAACGGGCAACCAGGCCGTCGCGGCGGCAGCCGCCTACGAGGCCGCGTTCGCGGAGACAGTGCCCCCGCCGGTGGTCGCCGCGAATCGCGCGCTGTTGGCAGCGCTGGTCGCCACGAACTTTTTCGGGCAGAACACGAGCGCGATCGCGACCACCGAAGCGCAGTACGGCGAGATGTGGGCTCAGGACACCGGCGCCATGCAGACCTACGCGACCTCCTCGGCATCGGCTACCTCACTGACGCCGTTCGAGTCGCCGTCGTCGAGCACCAACAGCGACGGGACCGCCTACCAAGCCGACGCAGTCGCCCAAGCCGCCGGTACCTCCGTCGGCAACGCGCAGCAGAACGTCCAGCAGGCCATCTCCGCCGTCCCCAACGCACTGATCAACCTGGCCAGTCCGGCCGACTTTGGATTCGGGGGGCGGGACCTACTGGGCCTGCTCGCGGACCTGAGCGCTGTTTTTCTGGATCCGGAAATCGGGGCGGCGGGACTCGCGGCCGACACCTCACTGGGGACGACGGCTCTTCCCTACGACGTAGGCGGATATTGGACCGGTGTCCACACCGACGACATCGTCAGCGGCTGGGCGGGTGTACAACCGTGGCCGGGCAATGCACCTGCACCGGCGACATCCTTTCCGGTGCTCACCGAACCGGCAGCGACGGTTTCCGGGCAGTTCCGCCACGCGCCCTCGGTCGGACGGCTGTCGGTACCGCCGGCATGGGTGGCCGCGGCCCCCGAATTACGCGCGATGACGACAGCACTGCCGGCCGCGACCGTCGGCGCCGCCGCCCAGGCCACCGGCTCCAGCGCGGGAAGCCTGTTCAGCCAGATGGCCCTGGCAAGCATGGCCGGGCGCGCTATGGCCGGCACCACCGGCGGAGGTGTCGCTCGAACCCAGGAGCGCGTCGGGATACCCGGGCGCAAACCAAAGGATTCCAAGCCCACCGAACCGCCCGAGGCGGCCCAGATTCCAGCGGGCGGCCCGATCACGAGCATCGCCGCCGAGCTTCGCGAGCTGGCCTCGCTGCGTGATGCCGGAATTCTCACCCAAGACGAATTCATCGAGCAAAAGCAGCGCCTGCTGCCGCGTGATCCGTAA
- a CDS encoding SCO6745 family protein — protein sequence MRRKTELARRFFDRFEPVHAVTYFAPEARAALDELGYRGFWMGYFAARSAPLGTAPPELVTAIFYNFAPQRVAKALPAAWQIAGPDAALRARQDSAVAALRRYGLQEDENVTLAAELAGKAVRQAGVDGRPLFAANRALPWPDNPLDALWHATTLLREHRGDGHVAVLTAAGVSGRECNVLHAAAHRVPRDYIARTRDYDETEWRHHEQRLAERGLLYEDGTLTAAGAELKDHVESSTDALGLSALDALSDDEVEALFQALTPITRTVVEGGDVLAVTPMALRRNELHDASAHLSSA from the coding sequence ATGCGGAGAAAAACAGAGCTGGCGCGACGATTCTTCGATCGATTCGAGCCGGTGCACGCGGTGACGTACTTCGCGCCGGAGGCGCGGGCAGCACTCGACGAGCTGGGATACCGGGGCTTCTGGATGGGCTACTTCGCGGCCCGGTCCGCCCCGCTGGGCACGGCCCCACCGGAGCTGGTGACCGCGATCTTCTACAACTTCGCGCCCCAGCGGGTGGCCAAGGCCTTGCCGGCGGCATGGCAGATCGCCGGCCCGGATGCTGCATTGCGTGCCCGGCAGGACTCAGCGGTCGCGGCGCTGCGCCGCTATGGGTTGCAAGAAGACGAAAACGTAACTCTTGCAGCCGAATTGGCGGGAAAGGCGGTGCGCCAGGCGGGCGTCGACGGGCGACCGCTGTTCGCCGCGAATCGCGCGCTGCCGTGGCCGGACAATCCGCTTGACGCACTGTGGCATGCGACCACGCTGCTGCGTGAGCACCGCGGCGACGGCCATGTGGCGGTATTGACCGCGGCGGGCGTCTCGGGCCGGGAATGCAATGTGCTGCATGCGGCGGCGCACCGTGTCCCGCGTGATTACATCGCGCGCACCCGCGATTACGACGAGACCGAATGGCGTCACCACGAACAGCGACTGGCCGAGCGTGGCCTGCTGTACGAGGATGGCACGCTCACCGCGGCCGGCGCCGAACTCAAAGATCATGTCGAATCGAGCACCGATGCGCTGGGGTTGTCGGCGCTCGACGCACTGAGCGACGACGAGGTGGAGGCGCTGTTCCAAGCGCTCACGCCGATCACCCGAACGGTGGTCGAAGGCGGCGACGTCCTCGCCGTAACGCCAATGGCACTGCGCCGCAATGAGTTACACGACGCAAGTGCACATTTGAGCTCTGCCTAG